GGAGCTTAGGCGGCTGGGGTATCCGGAGGAGGTCCTCGAGGCCATCCTGGGTCACGCCAGCTACACGGGGGTGCCCCGCAGAAGCCTCATGGCCAAGGCCCTCTTCGCCGTGGACGAGCTCACCGGCCTCATCACCGCCGCCGTTTACGTGCGCCCCGACCGTTCCATCCTGGGCCTGGAGCTCCCGAGCCTCAAGAAGAAGTTCAAGGACAAGGCCTTCGCCAAGGGGGTGAACCGAAAGGAGATAGAGGAGGGGGCGAGGGAGCTGGGGGTGCCCCTGGAGGAGCACATCGCCTTTGTCCTCGCCGCCATGAAGGAGAACGCTAGGCCCCTTGGCCTAGCCTAGTTGCCTTGGGGCCCTTTTCCCGCTAGGGTGAGGGGGATGGCGCTTCCCGACCTCACCCCCTACCTGGGCCAGGTGACCTTTGGCGGCCTGGCGGGGTACGCGGTGGGCTACGCCCTCAAGAAGGTGGGCCGCGTCCTGGCCATCCTCCTGGGCCTCCTCTTCGTCGCCCTGCAGCTTCTGGCCCAGGCGGGCTACGTGCAGGTGGACTGGACGCGGATCCAGCAGGACGTGGAGCCCTTCCTGCAACAGCCGGGCCTCCAGAGTCTCTGGGAGCGGCTCCTTTCCACCCTCACCCACAACCTTCCCTTCGGGGCCAGCTTCGTGGGGGGGCTTATCCTGGGCCTCAGGGCCGGATGAGCCTCTGGGGGGTGGCGATCAGGTCCACCCGGCGCTCGGGGGCCACGGGGAGCCGGGGGTAGACCATGACCGGGTGGGCCAGGGTGGCGAAGGGGGCTGCCACCTCCAGCCAGGCCTGGGGGAAGCCATAGCCCTTCCCCACCCACCCCCCCTCCTCGTCCACGGCCACCGCCCCGACGAGGACCAGGTCAACGGGCTGGTCCCTTAGGTCCACCCGCACCCCGTAGCGGTAGGCCTCCCGCACCCGCCTAAGCCGCCTCGGGTCCAGGCCCTTTAGGAGCAAAAACTCGCCGGGGCGGTCGGGGTGGGGGAGGAGGAGGGCCTTCCCCTGCTTCAGCGCCTCCTCCCTGAGGGGTTTGAGGACGGCGTCCATCCCCGCCAGGACGAGCCTCGCCCCCTGGAACTCCGGGGTCTTCATGAGCCTCTCCGCCGCCCGCCTGGCCCCCAGGAAGTTGGGGTGGTGGCCGTGGGGGGGTGTGGGGTGGAGGGCCAGGTCGTGGCGGGCCAGGAAGTTCCAGACCTCTTCCCGGAGCTGGCCGAGGGTCATGGGGTCCAAAGGTCCTGTTCCTGGTCCCTCTCCTCCCGGATCTGGCCTAGGGCCTCTTCGGGAGGGATAGGGGTTCGGATCCTCTGGTTTGGGGCGAAGATAGCCTTAAGGGCCTCTTCCTGGGGGAAGGGCGCTTCCATCACCTTCCCCAAGTCTAGCCCTAAACTGGTGGGGTATGGGGTCCAAGCTCAAGTTCGCCCACCTGCACCAGCACACCCAGTTCTCCCTCCTGGACGGGGCGGCCAAGCTCCAGGACCTCCTCAAATGGGTGAAGGAGACCACCCCCGAGGACCCCGCCCTGGCCATGACGGACCACGGCAACCTCTTCGGGGCCGTGGAGTTCTACAAAAAGGCCACCGCCATGGGGGTGAAGCCCATCATCGGCTACGAGGCCTACGTGGCGGCGGAAAGCCGCTTTGACCGCAAAAGGGGGAAGGGCCTGGACGGGGGGTACTTCCACCTCACCCTCCTCGCTAAGGACTTCCGGGGCTACCAGAACCTGGTCCGCCTGGCGAGCCGGGCCTACCTGGAAGGCTTTTACGAGAAGCCCCGCATCGACCGGGAGATCCTTAGGGAGCATTCCGAGGGCCTCATCGCCCTCTCCGGCTGCCTGGGGGCGGAGATCCCCCAGTTCATCCTCGAGGACCGCCTGGACCTGGCCGAGGCCCGGCTTGAGGAGTACCTCGCCATCTTCGGCGACCGCTTCTTCCTGGAGATCCAAAACCACGGCCTCCCCGAGCAGCGGAAGGTGAACGAGGTCCTCAAGGAGTTCGCCCGCAAGTACGGCCTGGGGATGGTGGCTACCAACGACGGCCACTACGTGCGCAAGGAGGACGCCCGCGCCCACGAGGTCCTCCTGGCCATCCAGTCCAAAAGCACCCTGGACGACAAGGACCGCTGGCGCTTCCCCTGCGACGAGTTCTACGTGAAGACCCCGGAGGAGATGCGGGCCATGCTCCCCGAGGCGGAATGGGGGGACGAGCCCTTTGACAACACCGTGGAGATCGCCCGGATGTGCCAGGTGGACCTGCCCATCGGGGACCGGATGGTCTACCGCATCCCCCGCTTCCCCCTCCCCGAGGGGCGCACCGAGGCCCAGTACCTCAGGGAGCTCACCTTCCTGGGCCTCCTCAGGCGCTACCCCGACCGCATCACCGAGGCCTTCTACCGGGAGGTCTTCCGTCTTTTGGGAAGGATCCCCCCCCACGGGGACGGGGGGGCCTTGGCGGAGGCCCTGGCCCAGGTGGAGGGGAAGGCCTGGGAGGAGCTTATGGGGCGGCTCCCCCCCTTGGAGGGGGTCCGGGAGTGGACGGCGGAGGCCATCCTCCACCGGGCCCTTTACGAGCTTTCCGTCATGGAGCGCATGGGGTTTCCTGGGTACTTCCTCATCGTCCAGGACTACATCAACTGGGCCAAGGCTCACGGGATCTCCGTGGGGCCTGGGAGGGGGAGCGCCGCCGGGAGCCTGGTGGCCTACGCCGTGGGCATCACCAACATTGACCCCCTGCGCTTCGGCCTCCTCTTTGAGCGCTTCTTGAACCCCGAGCGGGTCTCCATGCCCGACATCGACACCGACTTCTCCGACCGGGAGCGGGACCGGGTCATCGGGTACGTGCGGGAGCGGTACGGGGAGGATAGGGTGGCCCAGATCGGCACCTTCGGGAGCCTGGCCTCCAAGGCCGCCCTCAAGGACGTGGCCCGGGTCTTCGGCATCCCCCACAAGCGGGCGGAGGAGCTGGCCAAGCTGATCCCCGTCCAGTTCGGCAAGCCCAAGCCCCTGGAGGAGGCCATCCGGGTGGTGCCGGAGCTAAGGGCGGAGATGGAAAAGGACGAGAGGGTCCGCCAGGTCATAGAGGTGGCCATGCGCCTCGAGGGCCTGAACCGCCACGCCTCCGTCCACGCCGCCGGGGTGGTCATCGCCGCCGAGCCCCTCACCGACCTCGTCCCCCTCATGCGGGACCAGGAGGGCCGCCCCGTGACCCAGTACGAGATGGGGGCGGTGGAGGCCCTGGGCCTCCTCAAGATGGACTTCCTGGGCCTCCGTACCCTCACCTTCCTGGACGAGGCCAAGCGGATCATCAAGGAGTCCCGCGGGATGGAGCTGGACTACGACCGCCTGCCCCTGGACGACCCCAAGACCTTTGAGCTCCTCTCCCGGGGGGAGACCAAAGGGGTCTTCCAGCTGGAGTCCGGGGGGATGACGGCCACGGTGCGGGGGCTAAAGCCCCGGCGCCTGGAGGACATCATCGCCCTGGTCTCCCTCTACCGCCCCGGGCCCATGGAGCACATCCCCACCTACATCCGCCGCCACCACGGCCAGGAGCCCGTGAGCTACAGCGAGTTCCCCCATGCGGAGAAGTACCTGAGGCCCATCCTGGAGGAGACCTACGGTATCCCCGTCTACCAGGAGCAGATCATGCAGATCGCCTCCCAGGTAGCGGGGTACTCCCTGGGGGAGGCGGACCTGCTCAGGAGGGCCATGGGAAAGAAGAAGGTAGAGGAGATGCAAAAACATCGGGAGCGCTTCGTCCGGGGGGCCAAGGAGCGGGGCGTGCCCGAGGAGGAGGCCAACCGCCTCTTTGACATGCTGGAGGCCTTCGCCAACTACGGCTTCAACAAGTGCCTGCCCGCAAGGGCCAAGGTGGTGGACTGGCGCACCGGGAAGGTGGTAAGCCTAGGGGAGATCGTCCGGGGCGAGGCGCAGGGAATCTGGGTGGTCTCCTTGGACGAGGCCCGCCTCCGCCTGGTGCCGAGGCCCGTGGTGGCGGCCTTCCCAAGCGGGAGGGCCCAGGTCTACGCCCTGCGCACCGCCACGGGCAGGGTCTTGGAGGCCACCGCCAACCACCCCCTTTTCACCCCTCAGGGCTGGCGGCCCCTGGGCGCCCTGGTCCCGGGGGACTACGTGGCCCTTCCCCGCCACCTGCCCTACCGGCCCTCGGCCCGCCTGGCTCCTTTTGAGCTGGACCTCCTGGGCTTTGCCCTTTCCGAGGGTAACCTCCGCCACCCCTCGGGCTTTTACCTTTACACCGCTTCGGAAGAGGAGCTTAGGGCCATGCTGGAGGCCCTCGCCTCCTTCGCCAACACCCGCACCCGGGTGGTCTGGCGAAGAGGGGTGGCCCACCTCTACGTGGGGCGGCGGGACCGGAAGCGGGAGGCGGGAGCGGTGGCCTTCTTGCGGAAGCAGGGGCTTTTGGGGCTTTCCGCTCGGGAAAAGCGCCTGCCTGAGGTGGTCTACCGACTTCCCCCCGAGGAGGTGGCCCGCTTCCTGGGGCGGCTCTGGACGGGGGACGGAGGGGTGGACCCCAGGGGCCGCCTCATCCACTACGCCACCGCCTCCCGGGCTTTGGCGGAGGGGGTGCAGCACCTCCTCCTTAGACTGGGCCTGCAGAGCCGGCTGGTGGAAAAGCGCTTCGCTCACAAGGAAGGGCGCACCGGGTACGCCGTCTATCTCCTGGGGGGCCTCGAGGCCGCCCGCCGCTTTGCCCAGGTCATCGGACCCCACCTCATCGGCAAGAGGCGGCAGGACCTGGAAGCCCTCCTGGCCTCCTGGGAGGCGGCGGGCCGGAGCACCAAGGACGTCCTGCCCCTGGCCTTGCTGGAAGAGGTGAAGGAGGAGGTGGCCCGGGTGGCCCAGGGCCAGGTGGCGGCCTTCCTGAGGGAGGCGGGGCTGGCCGAGGGGCTCCTACGCCCAGGCAAGGGGAGGCGTGGGCTTTCCAGGGCTACTCTAGAGCGGCTTGCCGCCCTTACGGGAAGCCTAGCCCTCCTGCGCCTCGCCGAGGCCGAGGTCTACTGGGACCGGGTGGAGGCCATAGAGCCCTTGGGCGAGGAGGAGGTCTTTGACCTCACCGTGGAAGGGACCCACACCTTCGTGGCCGAGGACGTCATCGTCCACAACTCCCACGCCGCCGCCTACAGCCTCCTCTCCTACCAGACCGCCTACGTGAAGGCCCACTACCCCGTGGAGTTCATGGCCGCCCTCCTCAGCGTAGAGCGCCACGACTCCGACAAGGTGGCGGAGTACATCCGGGATGCCCGGGCCTTGGGCATCCCCGTCGTGCCCCCGGACGTCAACCGCTCCGGCTTTGACTTCAAGGTGGTGGGGGAGGAGATCCTCTTCGGCCTCTCGGCGGTGAGGAACGTGGGGGAGGGGGCGGCCCGGGCCATCCTGGAGGAAAGGGAGCGGGGCGGGCCCTACAGGAGCCTTGGGGACTTCTTGAGCCGCCTTTCCGAGCAGGTGGTGAACAAACGGGCCCTGGAGTCCTTGGTGAAGGCGGGGGCCCTGGACGCCTTTGGGGACCGGGCCAGGCTCCTGGCCTCCTTGGAGCCCCTCCTCCGTTGGGCGGCGGAGGTTCGGGAGAGGGAAAGGAGCGGCCTGGTGGGCCTCTTCGCCGAGGTGGAGGAGCCTCCCCTCCTAGAGGCCCCGCCCCTGGACGAGATCACCCGGCTCCGCTACGAGAAGGAGGCCTTGGGCATCTACGTTTCCGGCCACCCTGTGCTCCGTTACCCCGGGCTAAGGGAGGTGG
The genomic region above belongs to Thermus sediminis and contains:
- the dnaE gene encoding DNA polymerase III subunit alpha, which gives rise to MGSKLKFAHLHQHTQFSLLDGAAKLQDLLKWVKETTPEDPALAMTDHGNLFGAVEFYKKATAMGVKPIIGYEAYVAAESRFDRKRGKGLDGGYFHLTLLAKDFRGYQNLVRLASRAYLEGFYEKPRIDREILREHSEGLIALSGCLGAEIPQFILEDRLDLAEARLEEYLAIFGDRFFLEIQNHGLPEQRKVNEVLKEFARKYGLGMVATNDGHYVRKEDARAHEVLLAIQSKSTLDDKDRWRFPCDEFYVKTPEEMRAMLPEAEWGDEPFDNTVEIARMCQVDLPIGDRMVYRIPRFPLPEGRTEAQYLRELTFLGLLRRYPDRITEAFYREVFRLLGRIPPHGDGGALAEALAQVEGKAWEELMGRLPPLEGVREWTAEAILHRALYELSVMERMGFPGYFLIVQDYINWAKAHGISVGPGRGSAAGSLVAYAVGITNIDPLRFGLLFERFLNPERVSMPDIDTDFSDRERDRVIGYVRERYGEDRVAQIGTFGSLASKAALKDVARVFGIPHKRAEELAKLIPVQFGKPKPLEEAIRVVPELRAEMEKDERVRQVIEVAMRLEGLNRHASVHAAGVVIAAEPLTDLVPLMRDQEGRPVTQYEMGAVEALGLLKMDFLGLRTLTFLDEAKRIIKESRGMELDYDRLPLDDPKTFELLSRGETKGVFQLESGGMTATVRGLKPRRLEDIIALVSLYRPGPMEHIPTYIRRHHGQEPVSYSEFPHAEKYLRPILEETYGIPVYQEQIMQIASQVAGYSLGEADLLRRAMGKKKVEEMQKHRERFVRGAKERGVPEEEANRLFDMLEAFANYGFNKCLPARAKVVDWRTGKVVSLGEIVRGEAQGIWVVSLDEARLRLVPRPVVAAFPSGRAQVYALRTATGRVLEATANHPLFTPQGWRPLGALVPGDYVALPRHLPYRPSARLAPFELDLLGFALSEGNLRHPSGFYLYTASEEELRAMLEALASFANTRTRVVWRRGVAHLYVGRRDRKREAGAVAFLRKQGLLGLSAREKRLPEVVYRLPPEEVARFLGRLWTGDGGVDPRGRLIHYATASRALAEGVQHLLLRLGLQSRLVEKRFAHKEGRTGYAVYLLGGLEAARRFAQVIGPHLIGKRRQDLEALLASWEAAGRSTKDVLPLALLEEVKEEVARVAQGQVAAFLREAGLAEGLLRPGKGRRGLSRATLERLAALTGSLALLRLAEAEVYWDRVEAIEPLGEEEVFDLTVEGTHTFVAEDVIVHNSHAAAYSLLSYQTAYVKAHYPVEFMAALLSVERHDSDKVAEYIRDARALGIPVVPPDVNRSGFDFKVVGEEILFGLSAVRNVGEGAARAILEERERGGPYRSLGDFLSRLSEQVVNKRALESLVKAGALDAFGDRARLLASLEPLLRWAAEVRERERSGLVGLFAEVEEPPLLEAPPLDEITRLRYEKEALGIYVSGHPVLRYPGLREVASCTLEELPEFVRGLSGRPRVLLAGMVEGVARKPTRSGGMMARFTLSDETGALEVVAFGRAYEAVSSKLKEDIPLLVLAEVERGASEGGGLRVVAQAVWTREEVAEAPQALELEVDHALLDEQGVAHLKSLLDEHPGSLPLYLRVQGPFGEALFALREARVGEGVLDLLEAEGFRAYLVPDREVFLQGNGGGPKEEVVPF
- a CDS encoding FUN14 domain-containing protein; this encodes MALPDLTPYLGQVTFGGLAGYAVGYALKKVGRVLAILLGLLFVALQLLAQAGYVQVDWTRIQQDVEPFLQQPGLQSLWERLLSTLTHNLPFGASFVGGLILGLRAG
- a CDS encoding HD domain-containing protein: MPSFQEALALMEAWTESDSLRRHMRAVEVAMRAYARRYGEDEELWAMAGVLHDMDYEKHPEAHPYRGVEELRRLGYPEEVLEAILGHASYTGVPRRSLMAKALFAVDELTGLITAAVYVRPDRSILGLELPSLKKKFKDKAFAKGVNRKEIEEGARELGVPLEEHIAFVLAAMKENARPLGLA
- a CDS encoding 5-formyltetrahydrofolate cyclo-ligase — encoded protein: MTLGQLREEVWNFLARHDLALHPTPPHGHHPNFLGARRAAERLMKTPEFQGARLVLAGMDAVLKPLREEALKQGKALLLPHPDRPGEFLLLKGLDPRRLRRVREAYRYGVRVDLRDQPVDLVLVGAVAVDEEGGWVGKGYGFPQAWLEVAAPFATLAHPVMVYPRLPVAPERRVDLIATPQRLIRP